The following proteins are encoded in a genomic region of Streptomyces sp. SLBN-31:
- a CDS encoding helix-turn-helix domain-containing protein: MKWLDMSTENCPVQRTLDLVGEKWTLLLLRDAFNGVRRFDDFRRHVGLSEAVLADRLRKLVAAGVLRTVPYQEHGSRTRNEYRLTPKGRDLWPVLVALRQWGEAYVGDPEGPTLDIRHRDCGASVRVVVECPDEHTALSPTEVTVVPGPAARPLTQPSTRT; the protein is encoded by the coding sequence ATGAAGTGGCTCGACATGAGCACCGAGAACTGTCCGGTGCAGCGCACCCTCGACCTGGTCGGCGAGAAGTGGACGCTGCTGCTGTTGCGCGACGCCTTCAACGGCGTGCGACGCTTCGACGACTTCCGCCGCCATGTGGGACTGTCCGAAGCGGTACTCGCCGACCGGCTGCGCAAGCTGGTCGCGGCCGGTGTCCTGCGGACCGTCCCCTACCAGGAGCACGGCAGCCGGACCCGGAACGAGTACCGCCTCACCCCCAAGGGCCGCGATCTGTGGCCCGTACTGGTCGCTTTGCGGCAGTGGGGCGAGGCCTACGTAGGGGACCCCGAGGGCCCGACGCTCGACATCCGGCACCGGGACTGCGGCGCCTCCGTCCGCGTCGTGGTCGAGTGCCCGGACGAACACACCGCCCTCTCCCCCACCGAGGTCACGGTCGTACCGGGTCCGGCGGCGCGCCCCTTGACCCAACCGTCGACACGCACCTGA
- a CDS encoding PaaI family thioesterase has protein sequence MERSRTYDWDDPAISAATVGQGSGLHFLREILAGRLPAPPIAATLGMDLEEVDHGHAVFSLEPGEEHYNPIGSVHGGIYATMLDSAAGCAVQSTLPQGVAYTSLDLTVKFLRPITADTGKVRAVGSVLSSGRRTALAEARLFDSADRLLAHATSSCMLFPVPGA, from the coding sequence ATGGAACGCTCACGTACGTACGACTGGGACGACCCCGCGATCTCCGCGGCCACCGTCGGCCAGGGCTCCGGCCTGCACTTCCTGCGCGAGATCCTCGCCGGCCGGCTGCCCGCGCCGCCCATCGCCGCCACCCTGGGCATGGATCTCGAAGAGGTCGACCACGGGCACGCGGTGTTCTCGCTGGAGCCCGGCGAGGAGCACTACAACCCCATCGGCAGCGTGCACGGCGGCATCTACGCGACGATGCTCGACTCCGCGGCGGGCTGCGCCGTGCAGTCCACCCTCCCGCAGGGCGTGGCCTACACCTCGCTCGACCTCACCGTGAAGTTCCTGCGCCCGATCACCGCCGACACCGGCAAGGTCCGCGCCGTCGGCAGCGTCCTCAGCAGCGGTCGGCGTACCGCGCTGGCCGAGGCGCGGCTGTTCGACTCGGCCGACCGGCTCCTCGCGCACGCCACGAGCAGCTGCATGCTGTTCCCGGTTCCGGGCGCCTGA
- a CDS encoding MGH1-like glycoside hydrolase domain-containing protein, whose translation MLDEEEFLGPHGIRSLSRHHADHPYTFEVHGETDGVGYLPAESDSGMFGGNSNWRGPVWFPMNVLLIRALLNLHAYTAPDSPWSARRAPAGS comes from the coding sequence ATGCTGGACGAGGAGGAGTTCCTCGGCCCGCACGGCATCCGGTCCCTCTCCCGCCACCACGCGGATCACCCGTACACCTTCGAGGTGCACGGCGAGACGGACGGCGTGGGCTATCTCCCCGCCGAGTCCGACTCCGGCATGTTCGGCGGCAACTCCAACTGGCGCGGCCCGGTGTGGTTCCCGATGAACGTGCTGCTGATCCGCGCCCTGCTGAACCTGCATGCCTATACGGCCCCGGATTCACCGTGGAGTGCCCGACGGGCTCCGGCCGGCTCATGA
- a CDS encoding alpha-amylase family glycosyl hydrolase: MTVIYEINTLVWLGELSTRHGRRVTLGDVPGEVWDEVARPGIDTVWLMGVWERSPAGLAIALRDPALLASFREALPDLTEADITGSPYCVRDYVVDPGLGGPEGLAEARAQLRSRGVRLLVDYVPNHVAADHPWLTAHPERLVQGTEEDLARSPEGFLDVGGRIYANGRDPYFAPWHDVVQLDAFGADLRTATVDTLVSIGDQADGVRCDMAMLLMNDVFAKTWGDRVGPPPAEDFWPYVLPRVRDRHPDMLFVAEAYWDLERALQEQGFDHCYDKRLYDRLVHEDAASVRAHLQADPAYQRGLVRFLENHDEPRAAATLPGGLEPAAAVTVATLPGATLWHEGQFEGRRVRPPVFLNRRPPEPVDEELRAFYMRLLPAAAAVRDGEWRLPTTTGWPDNDTHRNLLAWTWTGADTRHVVIVNHSDTPARGRIPLPWPDLAGRPHRLTDLLTDQAYDRDGDTLLAPGLFVDLAARHSHVLAVT, translated from the coding sequence ATGACGGTGATCTACGAGATCAACACCCTGGTCTGGCTGGGTGAGTTGAGCACCCGCCACGGTCGCCGCGTCACCCTCGGGGACGTGCCCGGCGAGGTGTGGGACGAGGTCGCCCGGCCCGGCATCGACACCGTCTGGCTGATGGGCGTCTGGGAACGCAGCCCGGCCGGCCTCGCCATCGCCCTGCGCGACCCGGCACTCCTCGCCTCCTTCCGCGAGGCCCTGCCCGACCTCACCGAGGCCGACATCACCGGATCGCCGTACTGCGTACGCGACTACGTGGTCGACCCCGGCCTCGGCGGACCGGAGGGCCTCGCCGAGGCACGCGCCCAACTCCGCTCGCGGGGCGTGCGGTTGCTCGTCGACTACGTCCCCAACCACGTCGCCGCCGACCACCCCTGGCTCACCGCGCACCCCGAGCGCCTGGTCCAGGGCACCGAGGAGGACCTGGCCCGCTCGCCCGAGGGCTTCCTCGACGTCGGCGGACGGATCTACGCCAACGGCCGCGACCCGTACTTCGCGCCCTGGCACGACGTGGTTCAGCTCGACGCCTTCGGCGCGGACCTGCGCACCGCGACCGTGGACACCCTCGTCTCCATCGGCGACCAGGCGGACGGCGTGCGCTGCGACATGGCGATGCTGCTCATGAACGACGTGTTCGCCAAGACCTGGGGCGACCGGGTCGGCCCGCCGCCCGCTGAGGACTTCTGGCCGTACGTCCTGCCACGCGTGCGCGACCGCCACCCCGACATGCTCTTCGTGGCGGAGGCCTACTGGGACCTCGAACGCGCCCTCCAGGAGCAGGGTTTCGACCACTGCTACGACAAACGCCTCTACGACCGCCTCGTCCACGAGGACGCCGCATCGGTCCGCGCCCACCTCCAGGCGGACCCCGCCTACCAGCGCGGCCTGGTCCGCTTCCTGGAGAACCACGACGAGCCCCGCGCCGCCGCCACCCTGCCCGGCGGCCTGGAACCGGCGGCGGCCGTCACCGTCGCGACCCTGCCCGGCGCCACCCTCTGGCACGAGGGTCAGTTCGAGGGCCGCAGGGTCCGCCCACCGGTCTTCCTCAATCGTCGCCCACCGGAACCGGTCGACGAGGAACTCCGCGCGTTCTACATGCGGTTGCTGCCCGCCGCGGCCGCCGTCCGCGACGGCGAGTGGCGGTTGCCGACCACCACCGGCTGGCCCGACAACGACACCCACCGCAACCTGCTCGCCTGGACCTGGACCGGCGCCGACACCCGCCACGTCGTGATCGTCAACCACTCCGACACCCCGGCCCGGGGCCGGATCCCGCTGCCCTGGCCCGACCTCGCCGGCCGGCCCCACCGGCTCACCGACCTGCTCACCGACCAGGCGTACGACCGTGACGGCGACACCCTGCTCGCCCCCGGCCTCTTCGTCGACCTGGCCGCCCGGCACTCCCACGTGCTCGCCGTGACCTGA
- a CDS encoding NUDIX domain-containing protein — MTAGIDTPDRRGRTGLDRTGLDLTGNPRVKVREVKLLSSHWYVERATTFDIRRADGSWSTQQRETHDRGNGATMLLYDTERETVLLTRQFRFPVYVNGHPDGMLIETPGGLLDDDDEHPELAVRREVVEETGHTIGEVRHVFDVYMSPGSVTERVSFYAAAYGPSTHTHEGGGLDEEGEDIEIVELPFHRALEMIRTGEINDAKTIMLLQWAALEGPFAK, encoded by the coding sequence ATGACCGCCGGCATCGACACCCCCGACCGGCGCGGCCGCACCGGCCTGGACCGGACCGGCCTTGACCTGACAGGCAACCCCCGCGTGAAGGTGCGGGAGGTGAAACTGCTCTCCAGCCACTGGTACGTCGAGCGCGCCACCACCTTCGACATCCGGCGCGCCGACGGCAGCTGGTCCACCCAGCAGCGCGAGACGCACGACCGCGGCAACGGCGCCACCATGCTGCTGTACGACACGGAGCGGGAAACCGTCCTGCTCACCCGGCAGTTCCGCTTCCCCGTCTACGTCAACGGCCACCCCGACGGCATGCTGATCGAAACCCCCGGCGGCCTCCTCGACGACGATGACGAACACCCGGAACTCGCCGTCCGTCGCGAGGTCGTGGAGGAGACCGGCCACACCATCGGCGAGGTCCGGCACGTCTTCGACGTCTACATGAGCCCCGGATCCGTCACCGAACGCGTCAGCTTCTACGCCGCCGCCTACGGCCCCTCCACCCACACCCACGAGGGCGGCGGCCTGGACGAGGAGGGCGAGGACATCGAGATCGTCGAACTGCCCTTCCACCGGGCCCTGGAGATGATCCGGACCGGTGAGATCAACGACGCCAAGACCATCATGCTGCTCCAATGGGCCGCCCTGGAGGGGCCGTTCGCCAAGTAG
- a CDS encoding aldo/keto reductase — MRYRTIGTAPGTRREVSVLALGAMLFGSRTDEKTSFAVLDRYVEAGGTFIDTSDNYAFWEDGGQGGQSEELLGRWRHSRGVGDEILIATKLGARPLAPGTDYVDNPEGLSAKVIRESAERSRERLGVDRLDLLYAHIDDHTVPQRETVEAFARLVAEGTVGLLGVSNQAVWRVERARAIAAAAGLPCYEVLQYEHSYLRPRLDVPGGLFPDGSLGAVGPEMLGYLRAEPGLTLVAYSPLLKGAYVRPERLPAEYDHPGTPARLAALHEVARETGATVNQVVLAWQLGGALPVVPLVGASSVAQLEESLAAVDLELSHDQRFRLDSAH; from the coding sequence ATGAGGTACCGCACGATCGGAACCGCCCCCGGCACCCGCCGCGAGGTCAGCGTCCTCGCCCTCGGCGCGATGCTCTTCGGCTCCCGCACCGACGAGAAGACGTCCTTCGCCGTACTCGACCGCTACGTCGAGGCCGGCGGCACCTTCATCGACACGTCCGACAACTACGCCTTCTGGGAGGACGGCGGCCAGGGCGGCCAGAGCGAGGAACTCCTCGGTCGCTGGCGGCACAGTCGCGGCGTCGGCGACGAGATCCTGATCGCGACCAAGCTCGGGGCCCGCCCGCTCGCCCCCGGCACCGACTACGTCGACAACCCCGAAGGGCTGTCCGCGAAGGTGATCCGCGAGTCCGCCGAGCGCAGCCGTGAACGCCTCGGCGTCGACCGGCTGGATCTGCTCTACGCCCACATCGACGACCACACCGTCCCGCAGCGCGAAACCGTCGAGGCCTTCGCCCGGCTGGTCGCCGAGGGCACGGTAGGCCTGCTCGGGGTCAGCAACCAGGCCGTGTGGCGGGTGGAGCGGGCCCGGGCGATCGCGGCGGCGGCCGGACTGCCCTGCTACGAGGTGCTCCAGTACGAGCACAGCTACCTGCGGCCCCGCCTCGACGTGCCCGGCGGCCTGTTCCCCGACGGCAGCCTCGGCGCCGTCGGCCCCGAGATGCTCGGCTACCTGCGGGCCGAACCCGGCCTCACCCTGGTCGCCTACTCGCCCTTGCTGAAGGGGGCGTACGTCCGCCCGGAGCGGCTGCCGGCCGAGTACGACCACCCGGGTACCCCGGCCCGTCTCGCCGCGCTCCACGAGGTGGCGCGGGAGACCGGTGCCACCGTCAACCAGGTGGTCCTGGCCTGGCAGCTCGGCGGCGCCCTGCCGGTCGTCCCGCTGGTCGGCGCGTCCTCGGTGGCCCAGCTGGAGGAGAGCCTGGCCGCGGTGGACCTGGAGCTGTCGCACGACCAGCGATTCCGGCTGGACTCGGCGCACTGA
- a CDS encoding EthD family reductase — translation MTARFLALYNTPDDPAAFERHYREVHLPLAHKLPGLRRYTVGTGVTAVRGGTPYYLVGMLEWDSLDELRAAFASPEGRACAADSERLQEFTAVRSMVYTVDEV, via the coding sequence ATGACGGCGCGTTTCCTCGCCCTGTACAACACTCCCGACGACCCCGCGGCCTTCGAACGGCACTACCGCGAGGTCCACCTCCCGCTGGCCCACAAGCTGCCCGGGCTGCGCCGCTACACCGTCGGCACCGGCGTCACGGCCGTCCGCGGCGGCACGCCGTACTACCTGGTCGGCATGCTCGAATGGGACAGCCTGGACGAACTGCGCGCGGCGTTCGCCTCCCCCGAGGGCCGGGCCTGTGCGGCGGACTCCGAACGCCTTCAGGAGTTCACCGCCGTCCGCAGCATGGTCTACACCGTGGACGAGGTCTGA
- a CDS encoding sigma-70 family RNA polymerase sigma factor yields MNLEPYRGELVAYCYRMSGSFHEAEDLVQETMLRAWKARERYDASRASVRTWLYRIATNVCLTALEGRARRPLPSGLGAPSEDPGAPLTPAFDIPWLQPFPDARYDVDARADLRLALVAAMQVLPARQRAVLVLREVLQFSAAEVAEQLGTTVAAVNSALQRARAAVAEVGDPGGIGEPDDAGAREAVRRYARAFEAADVPALVRLLTDDAVLEMPPVPLWYRGRRDYGRFMERVFEMRGAGWRVRHLGAGGEPAFAAYAPAPEGGFRLHTLQVFTVTGGRIARNVVFADPRVFEAFGLAPEVPAEESARPR; encoded by the coding sequence ATGAACCTTGAGCCGTACCGGGGCGAGTTGGTCGCGTACTGCTATCGGATGTCGGGTTCGTTCCACGAGGCCGAGGACTTGGTGCAGGAGACGATGCTGCGCGCCTGGAAGGCCCGGGAGCGCTACGACGCCTCGCGCGCGTCGGTGCGCACATGGCTGTACCGCATCGCGACGAACGTGTGCCTGACGGCACTGGAGGGGCGGGCGCGGCGGCCGCTGCCGTCGGGGCTCGGGGCGCCGAGCGAGGACCCGGGGGCGCCGCTGACGCCGGCTTTCGACATCCCGTGGCTCCAGCCGTTCCCCGACGCGCGCTACGACGTCGACGCGCGGGCCGACCTGCGGCTGGCGTTGGTGGCCGCGATGCAGGTGCTGCCCGCGCGGCAGCGTGCGGTGCTGGTGCTGCGGGAGGTGCTCCAGTTCAGCGCCGCGGAGGTCGCCGAGCAGCTCGGGACCACGGTCGCAGCGGTCAACAGCGCCCTGCAGCGGGCCCGGGCCGCGGTCGCCGAGGTGGGCGACCCCGGCGGTATCGGCGAGCCGGACGACGCCGGGGCACGCGAGGCGGTACGGCGGTACGCGCGGGCCTTCGAGGCCGCGGACGTGCCCGCGCTGGTGCGGCTGCTGACCGACGACGCGGTCCTGGAGATGCCGCCGGTCCCACTGTGGTACCGGGGCAGGCGCGACTACGGCCGGTTCATGGAGCGGGTCTTCGAGATGCGCGGCGCCGGGTGGAGGGTCCGGCACCTCGGCGCGGGCGGCGAGCCCGCGTTCGCCGCGTACGCGCCCGCCCCGGAGGGCGGGTTCCGGCTGCACACGCTGCAGGTGTTCACGGTGACCGGCGGGCGGATCGCGCGCAATGTCGTCTTCGCCGATCCGCGGGTGTTCGAGGCGTTCGGCCTGGCGCCGGAGGTTCCCGCCGAGGAATCCGCCCGACCGCGATGA
- a CDS encoding DUF427 domain-containing protein, with protein sequence MSGLGTAQSVRSTPEGLLWEPSERWVRGRKGDVTVVDSRHPVLVWEPSLPVPQYAFPRADVREDLLRPSRNPRPGAHSGSKIFYDLVVDGEFLENAAWTFPGADLAGHIAFEWFGRSGRGLDHWYEEEEEIFVHPRDPHKRVDAIPSSRHVRITVDGTLLADTRRPVLLFETGLPTRYYVPREDVRTDLLTASDHHTACPYKGVAEYWSTDGGENLVWSYPEPLPAVAVIEGLLAFYNEVVDITVDGERAERPVTPFSAMLRQSSRRGRGPA encoded by the coding sequence ATGAGTGGACTTGGCACCGCACAGTCCGTCCGCAGCACCCCCGAAGGCCTCCTGTGGGAGCCGAGCGAACGCTGGGTGCGAGGCCGCAAGGGCGACGTGACCGTCGTCGACAGCCGGCACCCCGTCCTGGTCTGGGAGCCGTCGCTGCCCGTACCGCAGTACGCCTTCCCCCGCGCCGACGTACGCGAGGACCTGCTGCGCCCCTCGAGGAACCCGCGGCCGGGCGCCCACAGCGGATCGAAGATCTTCTACGACCTCGTCGTCGACGGCGAGTTCCTGGAGAACGCCGCCTGGACCTTCCCGGGCGCCGACCTGGCCGGGCACATCGCCTTCGAGTGGTTCGGGCGCAGCGGCAGGGGCCTGGACCACTGGTACGAGGAGGAGGAAGAGATCTTCGTCCACCCCCGCGATCCGCACAAACGGGTGGACGCCATCCCGAGCAGCCGCCATGTGCGAATCACCGTCGACGGCACGCTCCTCGCGGACACCCGCCGGCCGGTGCTGCTCTTCGAGACCGGCCTGCCCACCCGCTACTACGTTCCGCGCGAGGACGTGCGCACGGACCTGCTCACCGCGAGCGACCACCACACCGCCTGCCCCTACAAGGGCGTCGCCGAGTACTGGTCGACGGACGGCGGCGAGAACCTCGTGTGGAGCTACCCCGAGCCGCTGCCCGCCGTGGCCGTGATCGAGGGGCTGCTCGCCTTCTACAACGAGGTCGTCGACATCACCGTGGACGGCGAGCGCGCGGAACGCCCCGTCACGCCGTTCAGCGCGATGCTCAGACAGAGCAGCCGACGTGGGCGAGGGCCTGCCTGA
- a CDS encoding NUDIX hydrolase family protein, with product MSDMTETTPGWLSPDELEMARARMPILYVEAVPVRVDDSGEVTSVGLLLRIGPDGTVSRTLVSGRVLHHERVRDALLRHLEKDLGPVALPRIPASLQPFTVAEYFPTQGITPYHDPRQHAVSLAYVVPVTGDCRPRQDALDLVWFSPQEAMSQAVQGEMPGGHGVLLRQALAHVGCSV from the coding sequence ATGTCTGACATGACCGAAACCACGCCCGGCTGGCTCTCCCCCGACGAGCTGGAGATGGCGCGTGCGCGCATGCCGATCCTGTACGTCGAGGCCGTACCCGTGCGGGTCGACGACAGCGGCGAAGTCACCAGCGTCGGCCTGCTGCTGCGCATCGGGCCGGACGGCACGGTCAGCCGGACCCTGGTCTCCGGCCGGGTGCTGCACCACGAGCGCGTGCGGGACGCCCTGCTGCGCCACCTGGAGAAGGACCTCGGCCCGGTGGCGCTGCCCCGGATCCCGGCCTCGCTGCAGCCCTTCACGGTCGCCGAGTACTTCCCGACCCAGGGCATCACGCCGTACCACGACCCGCGCCAGCACGCGGTGTCCCTGGCCTACGTGGTGCCGGTCACCGGTGACTGCCGGCCCCGCCAGGACGCCCTGGACCTGGTCTGGTTCAGCCCGCAGGAGGCGATGTCGCAGGCCGTGCAGGGCGAGATGCCGGGCGGCCACGGGGTGCTGCTCAGGCAGGCCCTCGCCCACGTCGGCTGCTCTGTCTGA
- a CDS encoding amidohydrolase family protein, whose translation MSGGPVLEALEALALVDHHCHGVVTADLSGPEFEDLITEGGSWPGSSSFDSPVGVAVRRHCAPLLDLPRHASADDYLARRAGLGWGEVHRRLLGAAGTGVFCVDTGYAPERLSTPAELAVAAGGTAYEVVRLESVAESVAARGVEPGEYADRFRVAALEAVRRPGVVAVKSVAAYRTGFDLDPARPSDARVTEAARRWLAGGGGRLADPVLVRHLLWTAVDLGLPLQLHVGLGDNDIRLHRSDPAHLTDWLHLTAGRIPVLLLHCWPYQRQAAYLATVFEQVHLDVGLALHFVGPARSRAVLEEALEITPFRKLLYSSDAYGVAEFHFLGALAFRRGLAALLQDRVDADELDLPDALHIAEWAGAHNARQVYRLPGNS comes from the coding sequence ATGAGCGGCGGACCGGTCCTGGAGGCACTGGAGGCGCTGGCGCTGGTGGACCACCACTGCCACGGCGTGGTCACCGCCGACCTGTCCGGGCCGGAGTTCGAGGACCTGATCACCGAGGGCGGGTCGTGGCCGGGCAGCTCCTCCTTCGACAGTCCCGTCGGGGTGGCCGTCCGCCGCCACTGCGCCCCCCTGCTGGACCTGCCGCGGCACGCGTCGGCCGACGACTACCTGGCCCGGCGCGCCGGGCTCGGGTGGGGCGAAGTCCACCGCCGGCTCCTGGGCGCCGCCGGGACGGGCGTGTTCTGCGTGGACACCGGGTACGCGCCGGAACGTCTCAGCACCCCGGCCGAGCTCGCCGTCGCCGCGGGCGGCACCGCGTACGAAGTGGTGCGGCTGGAGAGTGTGGCCGAGTCGGTGGCGGCGCGGGGCGTGGAGCCGGGCGAGTACGCGGACCGCTTCCGGGTGGCCGCGCTGGAGGCCGTACGGCGGCCGGGCGTGGTGGCGGTGAAGTCGGTCGCCGCCTACCGCACGGGCTTCGACCTGGACCCGGCCCGCCCCTCGGACGCGCGGGTCACCGAGGCGGCCCGGCGCTGGCTCGCGGGCGGCGGCGGCCGGCTGGCGGACCCGGTTCTCGTACGGCATCTGCTGTGGACCGCCGTCGATCTGGGTCTGCCCCTCCAACTGCATGTCGGCCTCGGTGACAACGACATCCGGCTGCACCGCTCGGACCCCGCCCACCTCACCGACTGGCTGCACCTGACCGCCGGCAGGATCCCGGTCCTGCTGCTGCACTGCTGGCCGTACCAGCGCCAGGCCGCCTATCTGGCCACGGTGTTCGAGCAGGTCCACCTGGACGTGGGGCTCGCCCTGCACTTCGTGGGCCCGGCACGGTCCCGGGCCGTGCTGGAGGAGGCCCTGGAGATCACCCCGTTCCGCAAACTGCTGTACAGCTCCGACGCCTACGGTGTGGCCGAGTTCCACTTCCTGGGCGCACTCGCCTTCCGCCGGGGTCTGGCCGCTCTGCTGCAGGACCGGGTGGACGCCGACGAACTTGACCTGCCGGACGCGTTGCACATCGCGGAGTGGGCAGGAGCACACAACGCCCGTCAGGTCTACCGCCTTCCCGGCAACTCCTGA
- a CDS encoding glutamine synthetase family protein, producing the protein MTTLADPVPGGRPGEVQRAAAMSEELSGRGVHGIVLSYVDTAGVGRVKTIPTQKLASASAWGVGMSPVFDTLLANDSIVTTDVLGSPDGDLRLYPDLDRLVVLAGQPGWAWAPVDRITQEGEPHPGCGRTVLRRIVAEAAERQGLSFKAGIEIEWSVGQGPATGGEFVPATTGPAYSATRQVELSDYTADLLAALAAQDVEVEQIHPEYAAGQFEISVGALDPVAAADRSVLARQTIRAVAGRHGLVVSFSPAVLAEGVGNGGHLHLSAWRDGVNLHSGGGGRHGMTADAESFAAGILARLPALTAVTAPSPASYLRLKPSQWAGVFTAWGRETREAAVRVVTGTAGLREQAANLEVKPVDLAANPYLALGCVIAAGLDGVNRSLRLPEEITGDPAHLDPADAAARDVRRLPASLAEAVEEFRKDERLRAALGPVLADAVIAVRQGEIAAADGHDDEWVAAAYRWKY; encoded by the coding sequence ATGACCACCCTTGCCGATCCCGTCCCCGGTGGGCGCCCCGGCGAAGTGCAGCGGGCCGCCGCGATGAGCGAGGAGCTGTCGGGGCGGGGCGTGCACGGCATCGTGCTGTCCTACGTCGACACCGCGGGCGTCGGCCGGGTCAAGACGATCCCCACGCAGAAGCTCGCCTCGGCGTCGGCCTGGGGCGTGGGCATGTCGCCGGTGTTCGACACCCTCCTGGCGAACGACTCCATCGTCACCACGGACGTCCTCGGCTCCCCGGACGGCGATCTGCGCCTCTACCCCGACCTCGACCGCCTGGTCGTCCTGGCCGGGCAGCCCGGCTGGGCGTGGGCCCCGGTCGACCGGATCACGCAGGAGGGCGAGCCGCACCCCGGGTGCGGTCGCACGGTCCTGCGCCGGATCGTCGCCGAGGCCGCCGAACGGCAGGGACTGTCGTTCAAGGCGGGCATCGAGATCGAGTGGAGCGTGGGTCAAGGGCCCGCGACGGGCGGGGAGTTCGTGCCCGCGACCACCGGACCCGCCTACAGTGCCACCCGCCAGGTCGAGTTGAGCGACTACACCGCCGACCTGCTGGCGGCACTGGCCGCGCAGGACGTGGAGGTCGAACAGATCCATCCCGAGTACGCCGCGGGGCAGTTCGAGATCTCGGTGGGTGCGCTGGACCCGGTGGCGGCGGCCGACCGCAGCGTGCTGGCGCGGCAGACGATCCGGGCGGTGGCCGGCCGGCACGGTCTGGTGGTGTCGTTCTCCCCGGCCGTCCTCGCCGAGGGCGTCGGCAACGGCGGCCACCTCCACCTCTCCGCCTGGCGCGACGGAGTCAACCTGCACTCCGGCGGCGGGGGCCGCCACGGCATGACGGCCGACGCGGAGTCCTTCGCGGCCGGCATCCTCGCCCGGCTGCCCGCCCTGACGGCCGTGACCGCGCCGAGCCCGGCGAGCTATCTGCGCCTCAAACCGTCCCAGTGGGCCGGGGTGTTCACCGCCTGGGGCCGCGAGACCCGCGAGGCGGCGGTGCGGGTCGTCACGGGCACGGCGGGCCTGCGCGAACAGGCGGCGAACCTGGAGGTCAAGCCGGTCGACCTGGCCGCGAACCCGTATCTCGCCCTCGGTTGCGTGATCGCGGCCGGACTGGACGGCGTGAACCGCTCGCTGCGGCTGCCGGAGGAGATCACCGGCGACCCGGCCCACCTGGACCCGGCGGATGCGGCGGCACGGGACGTACGGCGGCTGCCGGCCTCCCTCGCCGAGGCCGTCGAGGAGTTCCGCAAGGACGAACGGCTGCGGGCGGCGCTCGGGCCGGTGCTCGCCGATGCCGTGATCGCCGTACGGCAGGGGGAGATCGCGGCGGCCGACGGGCACGACGACGAGTGGGTGGCGGCGGCCTACCGCTGGAAGTACTGA
- a CDS encoding SAM-dependent methyltransferase has translation MSESHTPSSGSARLNTGVAHNARVWNYWIGGKDNYEVDQQVGEHVAGMFPIIRDIARADRWFLGRAVRFLTEERGVRQFLDIGTGLPTVDNTHEIAQRIAPDARIVYVDNDPIVLAHARTLLTSTPGGVTDYIDADVHDPAAILERAARTLDLTAPVAVMMLGILNFVLDVDKARRIVREVMAAVPSGSYLVLTHPTFDDDLGGAGQIPAMEFWNENATPPITARSGEDIAAFFEGLEILQPGLVSCSRWRAEPETPPVVPQFGAVAMKP, from the coding sequence GTGAGTGAGAGCCACACCCCGTCGAGCGGGTCGGCACGGCTGAACACCGGTGTGGCGCACAACGCGCGCGTGTGGAACTACTGGATCGGCGGCAAGGACAACTACGAGGTCGACCAGCAGGTCGGTGAGCACGTCGCCGGGATGTTCCCGATCATCCGGGACATCGCCCGCGCGGACCGCTGGTTCCTGGGCCGGGCGGTGCGCTTCCTCACCGAGGAGCGCGGGGTGCGGCAGTTCCTGGACATCGGCACCGGGCTGCCCACCGTGGACAACACCCACGAGATCGCCCAGCGCATCGCCCCCGACGCCCGGATCGTCTACGTCGACAACGACCCCATCGTGCTCGCGCACGCCCGCACCCTGCTGACCAGCACACCCGGCGGGGTGACCGACTACATCGACGCCGATGTGCACGACCCGGCCGCGATCCTGGAACGCGCCGCGCGCACCCTGGACCTCACCGCGCCGGTCGCGGTGATGATGCTCGGCATCCTCAACTTCGTGCTGGACGTGGACAAGGCGCGGCGGATCGTGCGCGAGGTCATGGCGGCGGTCCCGTCCGGCAGTTACCTCGTGCTGACCCACCCCACCTTCGACGACGACCTCGGCGGCGCCGGCCAGATCCCGGCGATGGAGTTCTGGAACGAGAACGCCACCCCGCCGATCACCGCCCGCAGCGGCGAGGACATCGCCGCCTTCTTCGAGGGTCTGGAGATCCTTCAGCCGGGCCTGGTGTCGTGTTCCCGTTGGCGTGCCGAGCCCGAAACGCCCCCCGTGGTACCGCAGTTCGGCGCGGTGGCCATGAAACCCTGA